Within the Clostridium scatologenes genome, the region ATAGAGCAGTGCCTTAAACTTTTCTCCTTCTTTAGGAATTCTAACTTTTCCTTGAACTTCATCACCAGTTTTTAAATTAAATCTTCTTATTTGAGATGGGGATACATATATATCATCTGGTCCCGTTAAATAATTTCTGCCTCTTAAGAATCCATAATTATTATTTTCTATTATTTCTAGTACTCCTCTTGCTGTATCAGATTCATTTATCATCTCTTTAAGCTTTTCTCTTTTTTCTTCTTCATTGGTTTTATGCTCTTCACTGTTTTTATGTTCTTCACTGTTTTTATGTTCTTCAACTTTATCAGCTACTACTTTTTTATCAGTCACTACTTTTGTCTCTTGATTTTTTATTTCTCTTCCTGACTGAACTTCATTGTCATTAGCTATTGATTCACTTTTAGGGCTTATTTTTTCTCTAAGTATTTTTCCATCCTTTTCAATAGATGCAGGAGAAACTTTTTTAATTTCTTCCATCAATTCAGATTTTTTATACCTAGATATATTCTTAATTCCAAGACTTTTTGCCAATACTTTCAACTCAGCAACAGTCATGCCCTCTATATCCTTAGTCACCAAAAAATAACACCTCACAATATTAAGTTTTCACAATTTATTATAATCTTAGGGAAATGTTTAAGAGAATTCCAATTTAAAAGAATATACCGTACAATACATTATACCCCTTTTTTTTATTTTAATCCACATTTTTCACATTAAATATTATATCTAAGTAAATTTTTAATTTAAGTATGTTCACATCATAGCATATAAACTTCTATTAACATTATTACATCTATCTACTCTTTGTTTCACTTTATCATAGTTACCTATATAAAATAGAGGAATTCCTAATACTTCACACCCTCCAACTATCAATTCACCTTTTATAAGCTCATTAAAACCGTATCTATAATAATGAAAGTTATCGCAGACAGGACACTTTACTTCAATATTGATTCCTTTATTAACAGTCTTTAATTTTAAAGAAGGGAATCTTTCACTAATTTTACTTGTTTCAAATAGAGAAAAATTTTTAACATCATAAGATCCATTAAAATTTTTCAATGCAATACTTATATCCATGCCCAATAACATAAAAGTCACCCCTTCCACTAAAGTTTTATATATATTATTTCTATACATATCACTAAAATCCTTCATGAAAATTCTACAATTATTATTTTCATACAACATTTTTCTTACATTACTAGAAAAATAGCCATATAAAAATATTTTTAAATTATGATAAAATAAATAAAAACCTATTTAGTCAAAACTTATTTTAGCATTACTATACATATTCCACCTAAATTTGTGCAACTAGTAATAGTGCTAAATATAACTTTTAACCAAACAGGTTTTATAATAACCTAATCATATACAATATAAAAAACAATGTAGTATTTTTAATTAAAGTTCAACATCACCATTATCTAAAGATGCCTTTATAAATTCTCTAAATAAAGGATGTGGTCTATTAGGTCTTGATTTTAATTCAGGGTGAAATTGAACTGCTACAAACCAAGGATGATCCTTTATTTCAACAATTTCAACAAGCCTAGAATCTGGACTTGTTCCTGATAAAATAAGTCCCGCATCCGTTAATGCTTTTCTGTATTCATTATTAAATTCATATCTATGTCTATGTCTTTCATATATAACTTCTTCACCATAAGCCTCAAAGGAATTAGTACTTTTTAAAAGCTTACATGGGTAAACTCCAAGCCTCATAGTACCACCTTTTTCATCTATATCTTTTTGGTCTGGCATCAAATCAATTACAGGATAATTTGTATCTTCATTAAATTCTGAGCTATGAGCTTCTTTATACCCAACTACGTTTCTAGCAAATTCTATCACAGCACATTGCATTCCAAGACATATTCCAAGGAAAGGCACATTATTTTGTCTAGCCCACCTTACTGTTTCTATTTTTCCCTCTACTCCTCTATCTCCAAATCCACCAGGAACTAAAATTCCATCTACATCTTTTAGATATTCAGATACATTTTCAGGAGTAACATCTACTGCATTTATCCATTTTATATTTACATTAGCATCATTAGCATATCCACCATGGCTTAATGCTTCAACTACTGATATATATGCATCATGTAATTCAACATACTTTCCAACTAGACCTATTGTAACATTTTTTGAAAGATTTTTAATTCTGTCTACCATGCCAATCCATTCTGAATTGTCTATTGGTTTACTCTGCAAATTTAGCTTACGACAAACCAAATTGTCCAATCCTTCTTTATTAAGCATTAGAGGAACTTCATATAAATTTTCTGCATCTAAATTTTGAATTACAGCATCTCTATCTACATTACAGAATAAACCTATCTTTTCTTTCAAATCATCAGAAAGAGGTTTTTCTGAACGACAAACTATTATATCTGGCTGTATTCCTATACTTCTTAATTCTTTTACTGAATGCTGAGTAGGCTTTGTTTTAAGTTCACCGGATTTTCCAAGATATGGTACAAGTGTGACGTGTATGAAGCAAACATTTTCTCTTCCTACATCGTATTTTATCTGTCTTATAGCTTCCAAAAACGGTAATGATTCTATATCTCCTATAGTTCCACCAATTTCAGTTATAACTACATCTACATCTCTTTCTTTTCCAACTCTATATACTCTTGATTTTATTTCATTAGTTATATGCGGAATTACTTGAACGGTACCACCTAAGTAATCTCCTTTTCTTTCTTTTGAAATTACAGACCAGTAAATCTTTCCTGTAGTAACATTACTATTCTTACTTAAGCTTTCATCAATGAATCTTTCGTAATGTCCTAAATCTAAATCCGTCTCTGCACCATCATCCGTTACAAAAACTTCACCATGTTGATATGGACTCATTGTTCCTGGATCTATATTTATATATGGATCAAATTTTTGAATTGAAACTTTGAATCCTCTATTCTTTAAAAGTCTTCCTAACGAAGCTGCTGTTATTCCTTTTCCTAATGAGGATACTACTCCTCCAGTTACAAACACATATTTTGTACTCATAAAACTTCCTGCTTAAAAAAGCAGTCTTCACCCCCTATGTTTTATAATATTTCTAGTTTTCTCTTTTTACTTTGAGAGAAAAACGCTCCTCAGCAAACTATAAATATATAGTCTACTGCTTATCTTAAACTTTTATTCAACTATGCTAAAATATCTGTTGACAAACTTTTTTATTAGTTTTATAATAAAAAATACCCTATACATTATATAATGGTATTTTTATGTTTTAAAACATACTTAATATACTACCACATTTTTATTTGTTATGCTACTCTTTTTTTTACCTTTCTTTAAAAAATATCCTACTCTATCTTTTCCAATATATTCTCTGCTTCAAAATACATGTTCCTTATCTTTGTATTTAACAATATTTTTTCTCTTGCTTTTCTAAAATTACTATTTATATTTTTTGTATTTATACTTGGAAAGTCTTGTTGTATCATCTTCATATCGTCACATCCATATTTTTTTATCAATAGAAAAAATAGATATTTACATTCTTTATCTTTTAATATTTCTAATAATTTTTCTCTACTTATTCCTTTGTACTCACATAAAATATTTATTATCTTTTCATATTGTTCTCTTTTATCATTGAAATACTTAGAAATAATACTCACCTTCCCATTTTATTTATTAGTTAATAATACTATTGCCACAATTTTCAATTTGTAAACCTTAATATCTAATAAAGTAAAAACGCAGCATAATATCATTGCTGCGTCTTTATATTTATTTCTAATAATGTATTTTGAGGTTTATGTCCAGATATACTCATAATGTAATCTATAAATATTTCTCCACCATCATCATCCAAATTAACTACTAATTTTTTTGTTTTAGTTTTCAGTTCCAATGTTCCATATGGAGTATCATACATTGATATATCTTCTTTTCCTTTATGGAATTCCATCTTACTAGTAGTGCTTCCTGATCTTATAAGTGAAAATTTATCTTCATTTATCTTTAATGTAGTTGTAGTACCTTCCATTCCTGAAATTTTAGTTTCTTTATAAATAGCATAATATGTGTTATCCTTTTTATAAAAATTTCCTGGAGTTACTACTTCAATGACATCATCCGTATCTTCTGTTTGCTTACTTAATACAGATATAATAGCTTTCTTTTTCATAAAATCCCCCCTCCTCCATAGTACTAACCTTTAAAACATAAACATAAACTTCATAATTTTATGGTAATATATATTTACTT harbors:
- a CDS encoding CTP synthase, producing the protein MSTKYVFVTGGVVSSLGKGITAASLGRLLKNRGFKVSIQKFDPYINIDPGTMSPYQHGEVFVTDDGAETDLDLGHYERFIDESLSKNSNVTTGKIYWSVISKERKGDYLGGTVQVIPHITNEIKSRVYRVGKERDVDVVITEIGGTIGDIESLPFLEAIRQIKYDVGRENVCFIHVTLVPYLGKSGELKTKPTQHSVKELRSIGIQPDIIVCRSEKPLSDDLKEKIGLFCNVDRDAVIQNLDAENLYEVPLMLNKEGLDNLVCRKLNLQSKPIDNSEWIGMVDRIKNLSKNVTIGLVGKYVELHDAYISVVEALSHGGYANDANVNIKWINAVDVTPENVSEYLKDVDGILVPGGFGDRGVEGKIETVRWARQNNVPFLGICLGMQCAVIEFARNVVGYKEAHSSEFNEDTNYPVIDLMPDQKDIDEKGGTMRLGVYPCKLLKSTNSFEAYGEEVIYERHRHRYEFNNEYRKALTDAGLILSGTSPDSRLVEIVEIKDHPWFVAVQFHPELKSRPNRPHPLFREFIKASLDNGDVEL
- a CDS encoding DUF1934 domain-containing protein encodes the protein MKKKAIISVLSKQTEDTDDVIEVVTPGNFYKKDNTYYAIYKETKISGMEGTTTTLKINEDKFSLIRSGSTTSKMEFHKGKEDISMYDTPYGTLELKTKTKKLVVNLDDDGGEIFIDYIMSISGHKPQNTLLEINIKTQQ
- a CDS encoding ribose-5-phosphate isomerase, with the protein product MSIISKYFNDKREQYEKIINILCEYKGISREKLLEILKDKECKYLFFLLIKKYGCDDMKMIQQDFPSINTKNINSNFRKAREKILLNTKIRNMYFEAENILEKIE